In Thermococcus thioreducens, a genomic segment contains:
- the nikR gene encoding nickel-responsive transcriptional regulator NikR — MKITRFGVSVPSELLEKFDRIITEKGYVNRSEAIRDMMRDFIVRHEWEEGDRDVAGTITIVYNHDEADVVKELLDLQHDYVDEIISSLHVHMDEHNCLEVVVVRGKATRIKEIAERLISLKGVKHGKLVMTTTGRELV; from the coding sequence ATGAAGATTACACGCTTTGGGGTCTCGGTTCCGAGTGAACTGCTTGAAAAGTTCGACCGTATAATCACTGAGAAAGGATACGTTAACAGGAGTGAGGCCATAAGGGACATGATGAGGGACTTTATAGTCCGACACGAATGGGAGGAGGGCGACAGGGACGTTGCCGGTACAATAACCATAGTTTACAACCACGACGAGGCCGATGTCGTGAAGGAACTTCTGGATTTACAGCACGACTACGTTGACGAGATAATTTCAAGCCTCCATGTCCATATGGACGAACACAACTGCCTTGAGGTGGTCGTGGTCAGGGGCAAGGCCACTCGGATAAAGGAGATAGCCGAGAGGCTGATAAGCCTCAAGGGGGTAAAGCACGGAAAGCTCGTGATGACGACCACCGGGAGGGAGCTGGTCTAA
- the rqcH gene encoding ribosome rescue protein RqcH, with protein sequence MKEEMSSVDIRYIVRELQWLVGSRVDKIYHDGDEIRIKLRTKEGRADLILQAGKRFHLTSYVREAPKQPSSFTMLLRKHLSGGFIDAIEQHGFDRIVKICVGDYTLIGELFRRGNVILVDGENRIVAALRYEEYKDRAIRPKVEYRFPPARENPLEVTKERFIELMRENEELELVRALARKLNMGGMYAEEISTRAGFDKTTPVKELSDDDLLRVYEAMMNTFNDEPKPNIVFKDGKMHDVVPIDLKIYDGLEKRYFTTFSEALDEYFGKITIEKARMEQTKRLEAKKRQLLMTLKKQEEMLKGFEEGAKANQEIGDLIYANYALIERLLEEFRKATERLGWDEFRRRIEEGKRAGNKIALMVKGTDPKEKSVTIELDGKKVRLYLNRSIGENAELYYEKAKKFRHKYEGALKAYEDTKKKLDEVERLIEEEMKKELNVKRIERRKKKWFEKFRWFVSSEGFLVLAGKDASTNEILIKKHMGENDLYCHADVYGAPHVVIKDGQKAEERTIFEACQFAVSMSKAWSRGVYSEDAYWAYPNQVTKQTPSGEYLGKGAFMVYGKRNWLHGLPLKLAVGVINYEGEDFVVCAPVEAIKAHTDRYIIIRPGSLRKSELVKKIRHILEKWGYKVREEDVMSVLPPGNGDVVEVVG encoded by the coding sequence ATGAAGGAAGAGATGAGCAGCGTTGATATCCGCTACATAGTGAGGGAGCTTCAGTGGCTGGTCGGTTCTCGCGTTGACAAGATCTATCACGACGGCGACGAGATAAGGATAAAGCTCCGCACAAAGGAAGGGCGAGCCGATCTAATCCTCCAGGCAGGCAAGAGGTTCCACCTGACCAGCTACGTCAGGGAGGCCCCAAAACAGCCGTCAAGCTTCACCATGCTCCTGAGAAAGCACCTGAGCGGGGGCTTCATAGACGCAATAGAGCAGCACGGCTTTGATAGAATAGTTAAGATTTGCGTCGGAGACTACACGCTCATCGGCGAGCTCTTCCGGAGGGGCAACGTCATACTCGTTGATGGGGAGAACAGGATTGTTGCGGCATTACGCTACGAGGAATACAAGGACAGGGCGATAAGGCCTAAGGTTGAATACAGGTTTCCGCCGGCGAGGGAGAACCCGCTTGAGGTAACGAAGGAGAGGTTTATCGAGCTGATGCGTGAAAACGAGGAGCTTGAGCTCGTGCGTGCCTTGGCTAGAAAGCTCAACATGGGCGGCATGTACGCGGAGGAGATCTCCACCAGGGCAGGCTTCGACAAGACGACACCAGTTAAGGAGCTGAGCGATGACGACCTGCTTAGGGTCTACGAGGCCATGATGAACACGTTCAACGACGAGCCAAAGCCCAACATCGTCTTCAAGGACGGAAAAATGCATGACGTCGTTCCTATCGACCTGAAAATCTACGACGGACTTGAGAAGCGCTATTTTACCACCTTCAGCGAGGCTTTGGATGAATACTTCGGAAAGATCACCATTGAAAAAGCCCGGATGGAGCAGACGAAGAGGCTTGAGGCCAAGAAGAGGCAGCTCCTCATGACGCTTAAAAAGCAGGAGGAGATGCTGAAGGGCTTCGAGGAGGGGGCGAAGGCAAACCAGGAGATAGGCGACCTGATCTACGCGAACTACGCCCTCATAGAGAGGCTTTTGGAGGAGTTCAGAAAAGCCACAGAGAGGCTCGGCTGGGACGAGTTCAGGAGGAGGATAGAGGAGGGCAAGAGGGCGGGCAACAAAATCGCTCTCATGGTAAAGGGCACCGACCCGAAGGAGAAATCTGTAACGATAGAGCTCGATGGAAAGAAGGTCAGGCTGTATCTCAACAGGAGCATCGGCGAGAACGCGGAGCTCTACTACGAGAAGGCCAAGAAGTTCCGCCACAAGTACGAGGGTGCTCTTAAGGCCTACGAGGACACGAAGAAGAAGCTCGACGAGGTGGAGAGGCTCATCGAGGAGGAAATGAAGAAGGAGCTGAACGTCAAGCGCATAGAGAGGAGAAAGAAGAAGTGGTTCGAAAAGTTCCGCTGGTTCGTTTCGAGCGAGGGCTTTCTCGTATTGGCCGGAAAAGATGCAAGCACCAACGAGATCCTTATCAAGAAGCACATGGGCGAGAACGACCTCTACTGCCACGCCGACGTTTACGGCGCCCCGCACGTCGTCATCAAGGACGGGCAGAAGGCCGAAGAAAGAACCATATTTGAGGCCTGTCAGTTCGCGGTTTCGATGAGCAAGGCGTGGAGCAGGGGGGTTTACAGCGAAGATGCTTACTGGGCGTATCCGAACCAGGTCACCAAGCAGACGCCGAGCGGTGAATATCTGGGCAAGGGTGCTTTCATGGTCTATGGAAAAAGGAACTGGCTTCACGGGCTTCCCCTCAAGCTCGCCGTCGGTGTAATCAACTATGAGGGCGAAGACTTCGTTGTCTGCGCGCCGGTTGAGGCCATAAAAGCCCACACGGACAGGTATATCATAATCCGCCCGGGTTCGCTGAGGAAGAGCGAACTTGTAAAGAAAATCAGGCACATCCTTGAAAAGTGGGGGTACAAGGTGAGGGAAGAGGACGTAATGTCCGTCCTGCCGCCGGGGAACGGCGATGTGGTCGAGGTTGTGGGCTAA